In Flavobacteriales bacterium, the following are encoded in one genomic region:
- a CDS encoding nicotinamide riboside transporter PnuC translates to MRWSQSSSTHICRPTAGTHRNGPEPLNSLQRIFEPRFWSTDRIVEAVAVIASFLYTFLYIKESAWCWPFAFIGSALFTYLCYARRILAESFLQFFYVLMAVYGYMTMGNQWQANVWSWQSHLIWIAIGTVGMFISAFLLKRFTTAQMPLEDSFTTVFSLIATWIMVNYVHENYLYWIVIDLVSVHLYWKRKLYFGSALFVAYTILVTAGYFRWM, encoded by the coding sequence TTGCGGTGGTCTCAAAGCTCATCAACACACATTTGCCGCCCGACCGCTGGGACACATCGCAATGGACCTGAGCCGTTGAATTCACTCCAACGCATCTTCGAACCGCGTTTTTGGTCCACCGACCGAATTGTTGAAGCCGTTGCGGTCATTGCCAGTTTCCTCTACACCTTCCTGTACATCAAAGAAAGTGCTTGGTGCTGGCCGTTCGCATTCATAGGTTCTGCGCTTTTCACCTACCTGTGCTACGCACGAAGGATTCTGGCGGAAAGCTTTCTCCAGTTCTTTTATGTGCTGATGGCAGTCTACGGCTACATGACCATGGGAAACCAATGGCAGGCCAATGTTTGGAGTTGGCAGAGCCATCTCATTTGGATTGCCATCGGTACGGTCGGCATGTTCATTTCCGCCTTCTTGCTGAAGAGATTCACAACCGCGCAAATGCCGCTCGAAGACAGCTTCACCACGGTTTTCAGCCTGATCGCCACATGGATCATGGTGAATTATGTACACGAGAATTACCTGTATTGGATCGTTATCGACCTTGTTTCGGTGCATCTGTATTGGAAGAGGAAGCTTTACTTCGGTTCCGCGCTTTTTGTAGCATACACCATTTTGGTCACCGCAGGTTATTTCAGATGGATGTGA
- a CDS encoding TonB-dependent receptor plug domain-containing protein, whose product MKTQLFTVALCLCALQMRAQSISGTVYSAADSSAIPGVNVSVKGTYSGTFTDSEGKFNLRYGKSDSLTLLLSFIGYDDKEINTASGTNELQSIYLKPTSYQKDEAVVLSTRASHNTATAYTDVDEKTIKERNYGRDIPYVLQLEPSVVTTSDAGAGVGYTGIRIRGTDPTRINVTLNGVPVNDSESHGTYWVDFPDLASSLSNIQVQRGVGTSSNGGSAFGASLNMQTGTLHKKWYVDIINGYGSFNTWRHTIAGGSGLIANKFTIDARLSRISSDGYVDRGSSSLWSLYASAAYHGKKTLIRFNVLSGLEKTYQAWYGTPEARITGDIGQLNAYIERNDLSHAEADNLRNSDRRYNYYTYKNQIDHYRQDHYQLILSHEFNQQWNFNLTGHYTRGYGYYEEQKLGENLSDYGLPFVIQGNDTTKTSDIIRRRWLDNHFYGATFSLNYNSGKRFSATFGGGFNQYLGKHYGEVVGTDSDAYESIHHRYYENNARKNDINIYVKATYFVHPKVSLFADLQHRTIEYSFYGPFASIFGDVSMQQQLLNWHFFNPKFGINYEMNSRNRFYTSIAMANREPARTDLVESTQLTRPKHETLYDWELGYQRRSRTYSVGINAFWMIYHNQLVLTGAINDVGSYTHQNVDWSDRYGLELTANWNIIKNLNISGNFTWSQNKIWDFTEYVDDYDNGGQVAIHHGTTDIAFSPNYIAAGNLTYEPIKKLRASFITKYVGKQFLDNTSNSDRMLKGYVVNNVQVSYSISWKFFKEIGLGLQLNNIFNQLYSSNGYTFSYIYGGQTTTENFYYPQAGFNFMTMLTLKF is encoded by the coding sequence ATGAAAACACAACTATTTACGGTGGCGCTATGCCTGTGCGCTTTACAAATGCGGGCCCAATCCATATCAGGAACAGTTTATTCTGCGGCTGACAGTTCGGCCATTCCGGGCGTGAATGTTTCGGTGAAGGGAACTTACAGCGGAACGTTTACCGACAGTGAAGGCAAATTCAACTTGCGGTACGGCAAAAGCGATTCGCTTACGCTGCTGCTGAGTTTCATCGGTTACGATGACAAGGAAATAAACACGGCCTCTGGAACGAATGAGCTACAATCGATCTACCTGAAACCGACATCTTACCAGAAAGATGAGGCGGTGGTGCTATCAACTCGCGCCAGCCACAACACGGCAACTGCTTACACGGATGTAGATGAAAAAACCATCAAAGAGCGGAATTATGGTCGCGACATTCCTTATGTGCTGCAACTGGAACCAAGCGTGGTGACCACCTCAGATGCCGGTGCTGGGGTCGGCTACACAGGAATACGAATCCGTGGTACAGATCCAACACGCATCAATGTGACTTTGAACGGTGTTCCTGTCAATGATTCTGAATCGCACGGAACATATTGGGTCGATTTTCCCGACCTCGCATCCAGTCTGAGCAATATTCAGGTGCAGCGGGGCGTGGGAACCAGCAGCAACGGAGGCTCGGCATTCGGTGCCAGCCTCAATATGCAAACAGGAACGCTCCACAAAAAGTGGTATGTCGATATCATCAACGGTTACGGCTCGTTCAACACGTGGCGACATACGATCGCGGGCGGCTCTGGACTGATCGCCAACAAGTTCACCATCGATGCCCGATTGAGCCGGATCTCATCAGACGGCTATGTAGACCGCGGAAGTTCCAGTCTTTGGTCACTCTACGCTTCGGCTGCGTACCATGGCAAAAAGACGTTGATTCGTTTCAACGTGCTTTCGGGGTTGGAAAAAACCTATCAGGCATGGTACGGAACACCCGAAGCGCGCATTACAGGCGACATTGGCCAGCTGAACGCCTACATAGAGCGGAATGACCTGTCTCATGCGGAAGCAGACAATCTCAGAAACAGCGACCGCAGGTACAACTATTACACGTACAAGAACCAGATCGACCATTACCGACAGGATCATTACCAACTGATCCTTTCGCACGAGTTCAACCAGCAATGGAATTTCAACCTGACGGGACATTATACCCGTGGTTACGGCTATTATGAAGAACAGAAATTGGGTGAGAATCTTTCTGATTATGGATTGCCATTTGTGATCCAGGGAAACGATACGACCAAAACTTCGGACATCATCCGCAGGCGTTGGCTCGACAACCATTTTTATGGTGCCACATTCAGTTTGAACTACAATTCTGGCAAACGGTTCTCGGCCACGTTCGGTGGCGGTTTCAATCAATATCTGGGTAAACATTATGGTGAAGTTGTAGGAACGGATTCCGATGCCTACGAGTCCATCCATCATCGTTATTACGAGAACAATGCTCGTAAGAACGACATCAATATTTATGTGAAGGCAACCTACTTCGTACATCCGAAAGTAAGCCTGTTTGCGGACCTTCAGCACCGGACCATTGAATACAGTTTCTATGGACCGTTCGCTTCCATTTTCGGAGATGTATCGATGCAGCAACAACTGTTGAACTGGCATTTCTTCAATCCGAAATTCGGCATCAACTACGAGATGAACAGCCGCAACCGTTTCTACACGTCCATTGCCATGGCCAACCGAGAGCCCGCACGAACCGATCTTGTGGAAAGTACGCAACTCACACGCCCGAAACACGAAACGCTCTACGATTGGGAATTGGGCTATCAGAGACGGTCGCGTACGTATTCGGTCGGCATCAATGCCTTTTGGATGATCTACCACAATCAGTTGGTACTGACAGGTGCCATCAATGATGTGGGTTCGTATACGCACCAGAATGTGGATTGGAGCGACCGCTACGGATTGGAGCTGACGGCCAATTGGAACATCATCAAAAACCTGAATATTTCAGGAAACTTCACTTGGAGTCAGAACAAGATCTGGGATTTCACAGAATATGTGGACGATTATGACAATGGTGGTCAGGTGGCCATTCATCATGGAACAACCGACATTGCCTTCTCACCGAATTATATTGCTGCGGGCAACCTTACCTACGAACCGATCAAGAAGCTCCGCGCATCATTCATCACCAAATATGTAGGCAAGCAGTTCTTGGACAATACATCAAATAGCGACCGCATGCTGAAAGGCTACGTTGTAAATAACGTTCAAGTGAGCTACAGCATCAGTTGGAAATTCTTCAAGGAGATCGGCTTGGGACTACAGTTGAACAACATCTTCAACCAATTGTATTCTTCCAACGGATATACATTCTCGTATATCTACGGAGGTCAAACCACCACGGAGAATTTCTACTATCCGCAAGCGGGTTTCAACTTTATGACGATGCTGACCCTGAAGTTCTGA
- the gwsS gene encoding grasp-with-spasm system SPASM domain peptide maturase, which translates to MKDEVQKGFRLFACCVPVKGAVRAIVCDLQRSEYVFISNELFEEITDGRFLSSNDIQRISQKPNGVKLLEQLKVLESREYGFWCTEEESRVFPQMQFQWESPSPVTHAIIDSDSNSRHPFEYILKQLSELNCQALQLRFFEMIPTVEIETILGHAQSEGFTDVELIIANIGHENTQIGRVLSRKFPALVKIIIHSAYSNQLLSNEREECPVYQITNRITSSDHCGFIHPDGFVVNRDLFSEAKHFNSCLNGKISVDVHGNIKNCPSMGHSFGNAHSTRFDSILKIEEFKRFGKMTKDQILVCKDCEFRYICTDCRAFVSDVDDDLSKPLRCSYDPYLAKWEND; encoded by the coding sequence ATGAAGGATGAAGTGCAGAAAGGGTTCCGGTTGTTCGCGTGCTGCGTTCCTGTGAAGGGTGCGGTTCGCGCCATTGTCTGCGACCTCCAGCGTTCCGAATATGTGTTTATCTCAAATGAATTGTTCGAAGAAATAACGGACGGAAGGTTTTTGAGTTCTAATGACATTCAACGAATTTCTCAGAAGCCAAATGGAGTAAAGTTGTTGGAGCAACTGAAGGTCTTGGAAAGCCGGGAATACGGCTTTTGGTGTACGGAGGAGGAAAGTCGCGTGTTCCCCCAAATGCAATTTCAATGGGAATCACCGAGCCCGGTCACTCATGCCATAATAGACTCGGACAGCAATTCGCGACATCCGTTTGAATATATTCTAAAGCAGTTATCGGAACTAAACTGTCAAGCGTTACAATTGCGCTTTTTCGAGATGATTCCTACCGTAGAGATTGAAACGATCCTTGGTCATGCCCAGAGTGAAGGATTTACGGATGTAGAATTGATAATTGCAAACATTGGTCATGAAAACACCCAAATAGGAAGGGTGTTGTCCCGGAAATTTCCAGCATTGGTAAAGATCATCATTCATTCGGCTTACTCAAACCAACTGCTATCAAACGAACGAGAAGAGTGTCCTGTTTACCAGATCACAAATAGGATCACATCTTCAGACCATTGCGGATTTATTCATCCAGATGGATTTGTGGTCAACAGAGATTTGTTTTCAGAAGCAAAACACTTTAACTCCTGTTTGAATGGGAAAATTTCCGTGGATGTACATGGAAATATTAAGAATTGCCCATCAATGGGGCATTCGTTCGGGAATGCCCATTCTACACGCTTTGACTCCATCCTCAAGATTGAGGAGTTCAAACGATTTGGGAAAATGACCAAAGATCAAATTTTAGTGTGCAAGGATTGTGAGTTCCGCTATATCTGTACTGATTGCCGTGCATTTGTTTCTGATGTAGATGATGACTTGTCCAAACCATTGCGCTGTTCCTATGACCCTTATTTGGCCAAATGGGAAAATGATTGA
- a CDS encoding short-chain fatty acid transporter yields MSFSSAIEKAFRALLPAPFTIAVVLTIITMLLAFGFTSSEATGFNRVIEVFGFWENGIWNSGLMVFAMQMMLILVLGHTLALTKPVDAIISYATRFCTNSANAAAIVTLLTVLVALFNWGLGLIFGAILARKVGEHAVQKDIDLNYPLIGAAGYSGLMVWHGGISGSAPIKVAEKGHIHSLMEGIVSPEQLQLLPDPVSFSETVFGNMNLVAILLVIIVLPTFMYWMGKRASIGSYLPISKPDLKLESVDVSGAEKLDHSKYFGLAIGAVITIYCMYQAAHIFPEKGFGFITPNYINLLLLGLGLLLHRSFFRFLKAIDQAIGGASGILIQFPLYFGIMGIMNSSGLVQLFSDFFVNISNQTTFPIFTLISAGIVNIFVPSGGGQWGVQGPIILQAASELGVSIPKSIMALAYGDQLTNMLQPFWALPLLGITGLKAKEILPYSVALMGVGGVLFITVLFIF; encoded by the coding sequence ATGAGTTTCTCATCAGCTATTGAAAAAGCCTTCCGAGCGCTACTTCCCGCCCCGTTCACCATTGCGGTGGTTCTGACCATTATTACCATGTTGTTGGCATTCGGATTCACATCCTCAGAGGCCACAGGTTTCAATCGGGTTATTGAGGTTTTCGGGTTTTGGGAGAACGGCATTTGGAACAGCGGGCTCATGGTATTTGCTATGCAGATGATGCTGATCCTGGTGCTCGGACATACGCTTGCGTTGACCAAACCTGTCGATGCTATCATCAGCTACGCCACACGATTCTGCACCAACTCGGCCAATGCCGCAGCGATTGTTACGCTGCTTACGGTACTTGTTGCACTGTTCAATTGGGGACTTGGACTGATCTTCGGAGCGATTCTGGCAAGGAAAGTCGGGGAACATGCGGTACAGAAAGACATCGACCTGAACTATCCGTTAATCGGTGCTGCGGGTTATTCTGGGTTGATGGTCTGGCATGGAGGCATTTCGGGATCGGCACCGATTAAAGTGGCTGAGAAAGGGCACATTCATTCATTGATGGAAGGAATCGTCTCACCCGAGCAATTGCAACTCCTTCCCGACCCTGTTTCATTTTCGGAAACCGTTTTTGGGAACATGAATCTCGTTGCCATTCTACTTGTGATCATTGTCCTTCCCACATTCATGTATTGGATGGGAAAACGCGCATCCATCGGTAGTTATCTGCCCATTTCCAAACCCGATCTGAAACTGGAATCGGTGGATGTTTCGGGTGCTGAAAAACTGGATCACTCCAAGTATTTCGGTCTTGCCATCGGTGCGGTCATAACCATTTATTGCATGTATCAGGCTGCTCATATTTTCCCCGAAAAGGGTTTCGGTTTCATCACCCCGAATTACATCAACCTGCTGCTGCTCGGTCTCGGATTGTTGCTGCACAGAAGTTTTTTCCGATTCCTGAAAGCCATTGATCAAGCCATTGGTGGTGCTTCTGGAATACTGATTCAATTCCCGCTCTATTTCGGCATCATGGGCATTATGAACAGTTCCGGGCTGGTGCAGCTGTTCTCAGATTTTTTCGTGAACATTTCCAACCAGACCACCTTCCCGATCTTCACGCTTATCAGCGCGGGAATCGTGAATATTTTCGTTCCGAGCGGTGGCGGACAATGGGGTGTTCAGGGACCGATCATCCTTCAGGCTGCTTCCGAATTGGGTGTGAGCATTCCCAAAAGCATCATGGCATTGGCCTACGGTGATCAACTCACAAACATGCTTCAACCTTTCTGGGCATTGCCTCTCCTCGGAATCACCGGGCTGAAAGCCAAAGAAATACTGCCATATTCCGTTGCATTGATGGGTGTTGGAGGAGTTCTGTTTATCACGGTTTTATTTATTTTTTAA
- a CDS encoding AAA family ATPase, which yields MTNRDSLSRKIGIVALVGPESTGKTTLAQELAVHYNGSFVPEFSREFLEARDGKYTQADLLTIAKGQLGLENEAIQNGKEPIFCDTDVVVVMVWHEFKYNEKSAALEALFKQQPKRKYLLTYPDLPWQNDPLRENPNDLNALFELYDATLNRLDVDYSVVKGTGSARLENAIDLSESSFTEIDP from the coding sequence ATGACGAATCGGGATTCTTTGAGTAGGAAAATCGGTATCGTTGCGCTTGTCGGACCCGAAAGCACAGGTAAAACCACGCTGGCGCAAGAATTAGCGGTTCATTACAATGGAAGTTTCGTGCCTGAATTTTCGCGTGAATTTTTGGAAGCACGGGATGGAAAGTACACTCAGGCCGACCTCCTCACCATTGCCAAAGGACAGCTTGGCCTTGAAAATGAGGCCATCCAAAACGGAAAAGAACCTATTTTCTGCGATACCGATGTCGTAGTGGTAATGGTCTGGCACGAGTTCAAATACAATGAAAAAAGCGCAGCTCTTGAAGCACTTTTCAAGCAACAGCCAAAACGAAAATATCTGCTCACCTATCCCGACCTTCCTTGGCAGAATGATCCGCTGCGCGAAAATCCGAATGACCTCAACGCTCTTTTCGAACTCTATGACGCCACATTGAACAGGCTGGACGTTGATTATTCCGTAGTGAAAGGAACTGGTTCTGCCCGGTTGGAAAATGCAATTGACCTTTCAGAATCAAGTTTCACAGAGATAGATCCATAA
- a CDS encoding GxxExxY protein: MRSEDGLTGLIIGAAIEVHRELGPGLLESVYQSCLVMELKELGLKVETEIPMPVIYKGMELDQGYRIDLLVENEVVVELKIVEKLTDVHTAQILTYMRLGKYPKGLLINFNMKLLKNGIKRFVI, encoded by the coding sequence ATGAGAAGCGAAGATGGACTCACAGGATTGATCATCGGTGCGGCAATTGAAGTTCACCGAGAATTGGGTCCGGGACTTTTGGAGTCCGTTTATCAATCATGTTTGGTGATGGAGTTGAAAGAACTCGGACTCAAAGTGGAAACAGAAATCCCCATGCCTGTTATTTACAAGGGAATGGAATTGGATCAAGGATATAGAATCGACCTATTGGTCGAAAATGAGGTTGTCGTTGAACTGAAAATCGTAGAAAAACTTACCGATGTTCACACCGCCCAGATTCTGACCTACATGCGGCTGGGCAAGTATCCAAAAGGACTTTTGATCAACTTCAACATGAAACTTCTCAAAAACGGAATCAAACGCTTCGTCATCTAA
- the gwsG gene encoding grasp-with-spasm system ATP-grasp peptide maturase — MLTISTLIVLLSQPYDHSTNKVIDWLSHFGAEHVRIPFHAEKNLRFCSANIAGRYSEIVLKSSNIKVTLSEIHSVWFRGGDLVDVEQQSKTEFENTDLGRSATAFLRWEWTSINSWINGLLMTKRHLGNPFRYETNKLMVLEKAKTAELIIPETRILNTRKDIASFFEECHEGMISKAIYNSFNFKRDDKHYAHPTLKVTADSIGNLPEHIGPSLFQQEVRKKVDLRICVVGNRIFCGAIFSQNNPKTRTDFRQYDHSLPNRVVPFELPETISAKLFNLMGGLNLNFGLIDMVLSEDDQYYFLEVNPIGQFDALSTDCEFPIEKTIAEYLIDRE, encoded by the coding sequence ATTCTCACTATAAGCACATTGATAGTTCTCCTATCCCAACCGTATGACCATAGCACCAACAAGGTCATTGATTGGCTCAGTCATTTTGGGGCTGAACATGTAAGAATACCATTTCATGCTGAGAAGAATTTAAGATTTTGCAGCGCCAACATTGCCGGTAGGTATTCAGAAATCGTTCTTAAAAGCAGTAATATAAAGGTTACATTATCTGAAATCCATTCAGTATGGTTCCGTGGCGGAGATCTCGTAGATGTAGAACAACAATCTAAGACTGAATTCGAGAATACTGATCTCGGAAGGTCTGCCACAGCTTTTCTACGATGGGAATGGACATCCATAAATAGTTGGATAAACGGACTATTGATGACCAAACGACACTTGGGCAATCCGTTTCGGTACGAGACCAACAAATTGATGGTACTTGAAAAAGCAAAAACTGCTGAACTAATCATACCTGAAACACGCATACTGAACACACGGAAGGATATCGCATCCTTTTTTGAGGAATGCCATGAAGGCATGATAAGCAAGGCCATTTACAACAGTTTCAATTTCAAGCGAGATGACAAGCATTATGCCCACCCCACTCTGAAAGTAACTGCGGATTCAATAGGGAATCTACCGGAACACATTGGCCCGTCTCTATTCCAACAAGAGGTTCGGAAAAAAGTGGATCTGAGAATCTGTGTTGTTGGAAACAGGATTTTCTGTGGTGCCATCTTCTCACAGAATAATCCAAAGACACGTACGGATTTCAGGCAGTATGACCATTCACTCCCGAACAGGGTTGTACCATTCGAGCTTCCGGAAACCATTTCTGCAAAGTTGTTTAACCTGATGGGTGGTCTCAACCTGAATTTCGGGCTGATAGACATGGTTCTGTCTGAGGATGACCAATACTACTTCTTGGAAGTGAACCCGATCGGTCAGTTTGATGCTTTAAGTACAGATTGTGAGTTCCCGATTGAAAAGACAATTGCAGAATATCTGATAGACCGAGAATGA
- a CDS encoding divalent metal cation transporter, whose product MQGNRLTNFLKTLGPGILFASTAIGVSHLVQSTRAGANFGFALVGFIIAANLFKYPFFEFGSRYANATGESLIDGYKRIGKWMLWLYFLITIISMLFVSAAVGAVTSGFLQNLFGITSWGIYATIALFSVCILILASGQYGLLDKLTKIIGSVLLLSTVFAFVLALNKGPNPQLPDFVPPSIWDEGSMLFIIALMGWMPTAVDLSAWNSLWTLERIKETGYRPSMKETLADFNLGYIVSAVLSLCFVTLGANMLYGTGTELPDSSGAFANAVVGLYTNYICGWSYLIIATAAFSIMFGTCIAVFDGFARSFERTIELLFLPEKKNLSTKRAYNLSLAVIGIGAFLIIFLLGKHIKVLVDLATTISFLIAPLIAIVNFRLVTGNQIQKKDQPAVWLKMLSWAGIVFLSGFAIWFLAIKLGIYNV is encoded by the coding sequence GTGCAAGGAAACCGACTCACCAACTTCTTGAAAACCCTTGGCCCGGGGATTCTATTTGCCAGCACGGCCATCGGTGTTTCGCACTTGGTGCAGAGCACGCGGGCGGGAGCCAATTTCGGGTTTGCACTGGTCGGATTCATCATAGCGGCCAACCTATTTAAATACCCGTTTTTCGAATTTGGAAGTCGCTACGCCAATGCCACAGGAGAAAGCCTGATCGATGGCTACAAGCGCATCGGCAAGTGGATGCTTTGGCTCTATTTCCTCATCACCATCATCAGCATGTTGTTTGTTTCAGCAGCCGTTGGAGCGGTCACTTCGGGTTTCCTTCAGAACCTTTTCGGAATCACCTCGTGGGGAATTTACGCCACCATCGCGCTATTTTCCGTGTGCATTCTCATACTCGCCAGCGGACAGTACGGTCTTCTTGACAAACTCACCAAGATCATCGGTTCGGTGCTGTTGCTATCCACGGTTTTTGCATTTGTGCTTGCGCTGAACAAAGGCCCGAATCCGCAACTGCCAGATTTTGTTCCTCCCAGCATTTGGGATGAAGGCAGCATGCTTTTCATAATTGCATTGATGGGCTGGATGCCAACAGCGGTAGACCTCAGCGCCTGGAACAGTCTGTGGACGTTGGAGCGCATCAAGGAAACAGGCTATCGCCCTAGCATGAAGGAAACTCTGGCCGATTTCAATCTCGGTTACATCGTTTCGGCTGTGCTGTCGCTTTGCTTCGTTACGCTTGGTGCGAATATGCTTTACGGAACGGGAACCGAACTACCCGACAGCAGCGGTGCTTTTGCCAATGCGGTTGTTGGGCTTTACACCAATTACATCTGTGGCTGGAGTTATTTGATCATCGCAACCGCAGCGTTCAGCATCATGTTCGGAACATGCATTGCGGTTTTTGATGGCTTCGCCCGTAGTTTTGAACGGACGATCGAATTGCTTTTTCTTCCTGAAAAGAAAAATCTGAGTACGAAAAGAGCTTACAATTTGTCGCTGGCGGTCATCGGAATCGGAGCGTTTCTCATCATCTTCCTCCTTGGCAAACACATTAAAGTATTGGTTGATCTGGCCACGACCATCAGTTTTCTCATCGCACCGCTTATTGCCATCGTCAATTTCCGTTTGGTGACCGGAAATCAGATTCAGAAGAAAGACCAACCTGCTGTGTGGCTCAAAATGCTGAGCTGGGCAGGAATCGTGTTCCTGAGCGGGTTTGCAATATGGTTCTTGGCAATTAAGCTTGGAATCTATAATGTCTGA
- a CDS encoding geranylgeranylglyceryl/heptaprenylglyceryl phosphate synthase has protein sequence MVLDRLHSAKAEGTRLFSLLIDPDKTEGTDLERTAINAQHAGVDLLFVGGSLLVNDRLFDTVQIIKANCDIPVVLFPGDNMQVVPNADAILLLSVISGRNAEMLIGKHVVAAPRLKNSGLEIIPTGYMLIDSGKPTTASYMSNTNPLPHDKDDIAACTAMAGEMLGMKTIFMDGGSGAFNAVSESMVKRVAQHVDVPLIIGGGLKTPEMAKARFDAGATVVVVGNAIEQNGSLLAEMASAKF, from the coding sequence ATGGTACTTGACCGTTTGCATAGCGCCAAAGCCGAAGGAACACGTTTGTTCTCATTGTTGATCGACCCCGACAAAACCGAGGGAACCGATCTTGAGCGAACGGCCATCAATGCTCAACACGCGGGTGTAGATCTACTTTTCGTGGGCGGCAGTCTTCTGGTCAACGACCGATTGTTCGACACCGTTCAGATCATCAAGGCCAACTGCGATATTCCTGTGGTGCTTTTCCCTGGCGATAATATGCAAGTGGTTCCGAATGCAGATGCCATTCTTTTGCTGTCGGTGATTTCTGGAAGAAATGCTGAGATGCTGATCGGCAAACACGTGGTGGCCGCACCAAGATTGAAGAACAGCGGGCTGGAGATCATCCCAACGGGATACATGCTTATTGACAGCGGCAAACCGACCACCGCTTCTTACATGAGCAACACCAATCCGTTGCCACATGACAAGGATGATATTGCAGCCTGCACGGCCATGGCAGGCGAAATGCTCGGCATGAAAACCATTTTCATGGATGGTGGCAGCGGTGCATTCAATGCTGTTTCTGAAAGCATGGTGAAACGCGTGGCACAGCACGTGGATGTTCCGTTAATTATTGGTGGCGGACTGAAAACCCCCGAAATGGCCAAAGCGCGTTTCGATGCAGGTGCAACGGTTGTAGTGGTTGGCAATGCCATCGAACAAAATGGCTCATTGCTTGCCGAAATGGCAAGTGCCAAATTCTGA